One window from the genome of Cryptomeria japonica chromosome 6, Sugi_1.0, whole genome shotgun sequence encodes:
- the LOC131051067 gene encoding caffeoyl-CoA O-methyltransferase: MAESDQGKSPNANAQKKLAQKHLLQSDGLYQYILETSVYPGESECLKELRELTANHPRGLMAVPADEGQFLMLLLKLINAKKTIEIGVFTGYSLLCTALALPPDGKIIGIDMNRESYDLGRPIIENAEVAHKIDFREGLALPILDELVQTEEMLDSFDFAFVDADKVNALNYHERLLSLVKIGGLVCYDNTLWSGSVAEPPDATMSELGRSIRHYTIELNKALAADKRIEISLLPIGDGLTLCRRIS, translated from the exons ATGGCGGAGAGCGATCAGGGAAAATCTCCAAATGCCAATGCGCAGAAAAAGCTCGCCCAAAAACATCTCCTTCAAAGTGATGGTCTCTACCAG TATATTCTGGAAACAAGCGTTTATCCCGGTGAATCAGAATGTTTGAAGGAACTCAGGGAACTCACTGCAAACCACCCACG CGGCCTTATGGCCGTTCCCGCTGATGAAGGTCAATTTTTGATGCTTCTATTGAAATTGATAAATGCCAAGAAGACTATAGAGATTGGCGTGTTTACAGGGTATTCTCTGCTCTGCACAGCCCTTGCTTTGCCCCCTGATGGAAAG ATCATAGGCATCGATATGAACAGAGAGTCATATGATTTGGGAAGGCCTATTATTGAGAATGCAGAAGTTGCCCACAAAATTGATTTCAGAGAGGGCCTTGCTTTGCCCATTTTGGATGAACTGGTACAAACT GAGGAGATGCTAGActcttttgattttgcatttgtagATGCTGATAAAGTTAATGCTCTGAACTACCATGAACGACTGTTGAGTTTGGTGAAGATTGGAGGGCTCGTTTGTTATGACAATACACTGTGGTCTGGTAGCGTTGCTGAACCTCCTGATGCAACAATGTCTGAACTTGGGAGAAGCATCAGACACTATACAATCGAACTGAACAAGGCACTTGCTGCTGACAAGCGTATAGAGATTAGCCTGCTACCTATTGGTGATGGGCTCACCTTATGTAGGCGCATTTCCTAG